In Chitinophagaceae bacterium C216, the genomic stretch ACATCCTGCAAGATACGATGCGCCATAATATCGGGATAACGGCGAATAGGAGAAGTAAAATGACAATAGTGCTCAAATCCCAAACCATAATGCCCCACATTGCTAGGCGTGTATTTTGCTTTCGCCATGGTGCGAATTCCCAGTTGATGCAACACGGCTTCTTCAGGTCGGCCCTTTACATCCTTAATCAACTTATTAAATGACTCCGCAATAGCTTCGGCACTGGAAATATCGAATTTGTAACCAAACTTGTTGGCAAATGCAATAAAGGGAAGCAACTTTTCCTCATCCGGGGTATCATGAATACGATAAGGGAAAGGGATAGCTTTGTTATTAACCTTTATTTTGGATATATGTTTAGCCACATACCGGTTGGCTAATAGCATTAACTCCTCAATCAACTGATGCGCTTCCTTGCTTTCCTTGAGCAGGATACCCACAGGAAAGCCTTTCTCATCCAGTTTGAAACGCACTTCTGTAGAATTGAAATTGATGGCTCCTTCGTCGAAGCGGTATTGTCTTAAGGTTTGACACAGTTTATTTAGGGTTAAAATCACATCCGCATGATCACCCTTTCCGGTTTCAATAATTTCCTGTACTTCTTCGTAAGTAAACCTACGTCGGGAATGAATAACGGTTTTGCCTAACCAGTACTGTTTTACTTCTGCCTTATCATTAATTTGAAAGATTGCGGAAAAAGCCAGTTTATCTTCATTAGGTCTCAACGAGCATAACACGTTAGATATCTGCTCGGGGAGCATGGGATTTACACGGTCGGGCAGATATACTGATGTAGCCCGCTGGTAAGCTTCCTCATCGAGTACAGTACCTGGCGTAATATAATGACTTACATCCGCAATGTGTACACCAATTTCATGATTACCGTTTTTCAGTTTTCTGTAAGAAATGGCATCATCGAAATCTTTGGCATCGGCCGGATCAATCGTAAATGTCAGGATTTTTCGAACATCCTTTCTCTTACTAAGCTCTTCCTTAGAGATTGTTTCTGGCAGGCGGGAAGCCATTTCCAACGCTTCGTCGGAGAAGCTTAGCGGGAAGCCATGATCCAGGAGAATATTTCGCATGGCCGCATCGGCCGCATCTTCCTCTTTAAGTATGGAAACCACTGTTGCCGATGGGCTCTTTCCCTTACCTCCCCAGTCCAATACACGGGCTACGACGGTATCACCATTCTGTGCACCATTAATATTACCTTCAGCAATATAAAAATCAGGAACATTTTTCTCGCCGTCGCCTAAAACAAAAGCATACCCTCGATTCATCTGAAGTTTTCCGATAAACTCGGTGCGCTTGCGTTGTACGACTTCGGTAATTTTTCCTTTAAGCCGTGTAGCAAAACCACTAATCAGCTTTACCCGAACAATATCGCCGTCTATGGCATCTTTGAGGGCATTCGGCGCTATCATAACATCTTCTTCCAGTCCGTCCACAATTACAAACCCTCTCCTTGATTTCGTAACTTCTAGTCTACCCTTAAGTGTAGTTTCGGCTTCGCGCTTTGTGCGCCGGGCTTTTTTTTGTGCTTTGGTTTTCTTCTTTGGTTTATTACTGCTTTTACTCATTGTTTTTCTTTACTCAATTTTTAATCAGTGCATCAGACACATCTAGCATAGTTTAATAACGTTGCTAGCTCTGATGCACATTACATTTCTCAGATGAATGCTTTTATTTTCATTCTCAGCGGTGGCTTACCTACCGACATATCTTAGAACCCATTCGTCGAATATTCCTCCTTCATCAAACAAGAAACGATGCCGAATAGGTAATGCATAAACCGGAAAATCTCTCAACTCGCTAAAGTCTGCCAATCGCACGGCGTCTTTCTCAGTTGTTAAGATAATTTTATTTTCGGTATTTAATGCCTGATATGTTCCCAAAATATCCCCAATGTCATTAGTGGAAAAGTGATGATGATCGGCAAATTGGAGATGCTCCACCGTACATTCATATTGACCTAAATAGTCTATAATCGGTTGCGGATTGGCAATTCCCGTTATTAGCACTACCCCCTTCACATTGCTAAGAGAGATAGTTTGTTTATCAAAAATCTGATAAGCTATTCCGTAATCGAAAGTGGTAAAAAATACTTTCTGATAAGGTTGGGGTTGAATACTTTCAATAATACGTTGTTTTTCCGCTTCGGTAAGAGCAATATCGCATTTGGTCACCACTATAATGTTGGCCCGCTTGTAATTGGATTTCAAATCGCGCAGGGTTCCGGCAGGTAAATACCAGTCTTCTGTGAAAATGTTCTGATACTCGGTAAGTAAAATATTAAATTCAGCAGTTACTGCACGATGCTGAAAAGCATCATCTAGTATAATAACGTTTATCTCTGGAAATTGTTTAAAAATAATTTCAATCCCTTTTGCACGCTGCTCATGCACCACAATTTTCACTTGTGGAAATTTCTGATGAAACTGCATAGGCTCATCGCCTATATCTGACGTAGTACTTTGAGCATCAGCCACTACAAGGCCTTTGCTTTTTCTTTTATATCCTCTACTTACCACAGCTACTTGCGGGGAGAACGTCTCCTGCCCTGCATTTACCAATAAATGCAATAAATACTCCACCATGGGTGATTTTCCGGTTCCACCTACAGATAAATTACCTACGCAAATAGTTTTTACAGGAGGTTGATATGATGGAACGATCTTAAAATCATAGAGTTTATGATAAACCCATACTCCCGTCTTATACAACCAGGAAAAAGGAAGCAGTAAAATATTTTTCTTGCGTATTAAATTATCAAAATTCATACATCCTTTCGGGTGTGATACAATAATTTAAAGGTACGTCAAATTCGTTGCGATCCTCTACTTTATCTATAGGATCAAAATAACTCAGCCCTACTTTTATAACATCCGGACGAGCATGAGCCAAATAACGATCATAAAAACCTTTACCGTAACCAACACGATACCCATCCTTGTCAAAACATAGAAGAGGAACAATGACCATATCAATACTCTCCGGAGGTATGGCTACTGCTGTAGCCGGGTCAGGCTCAAGAATACCGCGCCGGCTCTTTATAAAGGAGGTACTTTGAGATACCACCACGGCCTGCATGGTACCGTTGGAAAAATCACTGATAGGATACGCTATCTGCAACATCGGATTGCGAAACAACATATAATCCACCAGAGGGTCTGTATTTACTTCTACATCCATCGCTGCATAAGTAAGCACAGTACGAATGTCTAGTAGAGGTAGCTTTTGAAAATGAATCAGAATCAGATCATCCCATTTCAACCGTTGCTGATAGGGTATTTCTTTCCGCTTCTTACTAAACAATTTTCGGGCCTCTGATTTTAGCATATGAACTCATTCGTTAAAGACGCTGCTGAGAAACTTAGTTCTCAAATACTGAAAAGATGGTAGTTCCGTATTTTTTCTCGAAGCTATACTTTTCGAAATTCTTATAATCGTTGCGCGGAGTATGTTCCAATACAAATATTCCACCGGGAGCTAACAGATCTTGCCCTACAATAATTTTTGGCAATTCGTCTATTTCTACAAGGGCGTAAGGAGGGCCTGCAAAGATAAAATCATATTGCTCGGTATGATTTTGCAAAAATTTAAACACATCCATCTTCACAAAACGGATATTTTGAATTTTCAACTCGCCGGCAGTTTTCTTGATAAAATTGAACATCTGATTATCCTTTTCCACGATGGTGAGATCTCCTGCACCACGACTCGCCAGTTCGTAACTGATACTTCCTGTACCACCAAATAAATCAAGCGTTTTAATACCGTCAAAATCGATACGATGCTGTAAGGTATTAAACAGTCCTTCTTTTGCCACATCAGTAGTAGGACGAGTATAAGGCATTTTTGCCGGCGGATTAATTTTTCTTCCTCCTAGGCTTCCTGCAATGATCCGCATAATATGAGTTCGTTAAGCGATGTAAAATAATGTGCCGGCAGACCAGAGATCACATCATTCCATGTTGCCTGCTTCAGCGAAATGAGAAGAAAATAATCGTAGATGGTCTTATACAAAGCTGAATCCTCATCTATAAGCCCTGATATTTGTAATTCGGCTTTCTCCTGAGAAAGCCCATAAATTTCACATATTTTCAGCAGATAAAAAACAACATCCTCCGGAACTGTGTATGTATATTTTTTTGCCAACAACAATGAGGCTCCTTTAAATACAACCACATCAAAACTCTTCTCCGATATATACAATCTTAACAATCCCTCTTCCGGAGTATTATTCACAGTGCCAATGGCTACTGATAAAGCATGTAGATAATCAGATGATGGAAAGTTATGCACCATCCAAGTAAGAATGGAAGGAGGTGTGGTGTACACATTGGTAATACCCCTACCCTCGATAAGCTCTGTGATGACATGATCTTGCTGGTCGGCATGCTCCAGATACATTAAAAATGTAAGATCCCCCTTACTCATTGCCTCCGGCAATAGCGCATTAAAGCCAAAATCTAAACTGGTAATAATTTTGTGAAAGGGCTTTTCCAGTATGGCATTTTGCGCTAATATAGTATCAAGAGTATCTGTTGTAAGATTATCAAACCGATACCGCTTTAATTGTAACAATCGGTTTTCTTCCGGTTCATAAATACAAAATGAAAAACTCCCGTTGTTGAGTTGAATAGCCAAACAACAAGATTCCGTGTAAATTTCCTCCGTACCTAAAATATTAAACTGTTCCTGCAAAATAATTCAATTTGTATGCGCAAATATATTATATAATCGTATAGGGGAAGGTATAATATTGCTTCAGCGCAAATATGTAGTAAACTGATTATTGAATAATAAGAATTATAAAAAAATATTAATGCATAAATTGAGGAGGAGTATGGAGCTTATCCCCACATCACACAAATAAATCCAATACCAATACGCCTACCAATCCCATCATACCAATCAATGATTCCACTACCGTCCAGGTTTTGAAGGTATCTTTCAAACTGAGCCCTATATACTCTTTAAACATCCAGAATCCGGTATCATTCACATGGGAGCACATCAAACTTCCTGCTCCAATAGCAAGCACCATTAATTCAGGCTTTACATGCATGGAGGCTACCAAAGGCTGCACAATTCCCGAAGCGGTTAACCCTGCCACAGTGGCCGATCCGATAGCAATTCTAAGGGCCGTAGCTACTAGCCATCCCAATACCAACGGTGGCAACGAGCTATTCTTAAAATATTGAGTAATGTATTCAGCAGTACCGGTATCAACAAGGATCTGCTTCAATGCACCGCCTGCAGCAATGATGAGAATAATGGAAGCGATGGCATTAACTGCGCCACCCGCTTTATCCATCAATACCGCAGTACTTTTCCCCTCCTTCACACCTAACAGCAGTATGCCTAATAGCACCGCAATCAGCAATGACATTCCGGGATCTCCAACAAATATCAATGCATCACTTAACAACCCTTGTTCGATTTTTAGAATATGAATACCTACAGTTGAAATGGTCAGTAACAAAACAGGCAACAACGCTATAAACAAGCTAGCGTAGAATGGCGGCAAATCATCTGTCTGCAAAGCCTCCTCGTTAAAGATCCCTTTGGGTGGTTGCGATTTTACCTTTTTTATCCATTCGGGAAAAAAGTGTGCTGCCACCCACAATACAGGGATGGATATCATCAATCCATACAATAAAGTTTTACCCACATCTGCATGAAAAACGCCTGCAATGACTACCGGTCCGGGATGGGGTGGCAAAAAGCCATGGGTTACGGAAAGCGGAACCGCCATGGCAATGGCCAGATATACTAATGGCAATCCGCTCTGGTAGGCCACCGTAAATACCAGCGGTATCAACACTATAAAACCAGCGTTATAAAACAAGGCTAAACCTACACAGAAACTGGTGATTGCCAGAGCTAACTTTGCGTATTTAATACCAAACACACGCAATAACCTATTGCTAATCTGCTTGGTAGCACCTGTTTCTGTCAAAATACTACCCAGTACCACTCCCAATCCCAAGACCATAATTACTGAACCCAGCATGTCTCCAGCCCCCTTGCTAATTGTGGATAACAACTGGGCAGCGCTCAATCCATTTGTAATGCCAATGAATAAAGTGGCAATAAGTATGGATATAAAAGCGTTCAGTTTGGCTATACTGATAAGGCATAATAACAATACAATACCACTAAGCAAAATCAATACAGGCGACATGCAAGCTACTTTTTATAAGGATGAAAGCCGATCAAGTACCATCGCAGCATTCTCATCCAGTGTTTTCGTAAGTATAACAGTTTCTATATTCTCCTCGTCCGGTAGCGGTTCTTCTAATGTCTCAAATTGGCTTTTCAGCAAAGCCACGGGCATATAATGCTCCTTTCGTAAAAGCATTTGCCTATACGCTTGCTCATATGTAACCTTAAGATACACAAACGTCAATTGTTTTATTCCGGCTCTTAATGTATCTCTATATTGTTTCTTTAAGGCAGAACAAGCAATCACACATTCTTGATGGCCGGCACTCAATGTATTCGCCTCTTTAATAATCCGGTCGAACCACCCTTCGCGGTCTGCATCCTCGAGCGGGATACCCTGCTGCATCTTAGCTACATTTTCTTTCGGGTGTAAATCATCGCCATCGATAAAGACGGCATGGCGATTAGCAGCAATAATTTTCCCCAATGTAGTTTTACCACAACCGGAAACCCCCATTACGATAATTACCCGTGCGGCCATATTTATTGTTTTAATGAGAGCGTAAGTATTCCTCCTCCACCTCTAGAAATTTCTGGTTTAATAAGATACTTACTGAACCCACTTTTCCAGCTCCCACTGGCTTGCCGTCAATCTCTACAATCGGAAGAATACGTTTGGTAGTACTCGTCATAAACACTTCTGCGGCATCTCTTAATTCATCTATATGAATATCGCGCATAACTGTGGGCACTAATTTATGGCCAAACTCCAAAATTCTTTTTCTTGTAATACCCTCTAATACATTTTGTGCAGGCGTTACCAGCTCTCCCTCCTTGGTAACAATAAATACATTCGCTCGGGGAAACTCCGTAACAATGCCGTTATGATAATAGAGCACATCATCCAACTGCTTTGCACGAAGTTGTTGTTGCAACCAGATACCCATCAGATAATTGATAGATTTCACGCCGGGCAAATCGCGCATATATTCATGCGTCATAATTTTCACCCCCGCAAAAAACTTATCTTCCGATATGAGGGTAATAGGCTCTTGATTGATAATCAAATTTCCTGCTACTGGAGTATAACTATCAGGAGAATAGCCACCCGTTGCTACAAGACGGATGCCGCTTTCAGGCATACCATTCCTTTCTATCAGTTGTAAAATCACTTCCTTTACCGCTTCTTTAGATAACGGGATATTAATGAACATTTCCCTTGCGGAATTAAAGAAGCGTGTCAGGTAATCATCCAGGAACAAAGGTTTATGATCTCTTGTTCTCAAATAATCAAATGCTGCATACCCTCTTTGTATTGCTAAATCATTGGTAAGGATGAAAGCTTTTTCTTTTTCAACAAACTGATTGTTTACAAAAACCCATTTCATGGTTGATACCTGTTATATTTTTTTAAAATAGAGATCACCTCATTTTTAGGAAGCGAAGATACCTTATTCCCATCACGCCCCGTCATGGAGCTAGCGGTAAATAAAGAATTAATAATAGCTTCTTCAGTTGCCTCAATTGCCGCCAAAAACAAAGCAGACATATCGTCGTTATGAACCGTAGCTGTTTGATAGAGTTCTTGCTCTTTCTTATGAGGCATGCGT encodes the following:
- the rnr gene encoding Ribonuclease R, with amino-acid sequence MSKSSNKPKKKTKAQKKARRTKREAETTLKGRLEVTKSRRGFVIVDGLEEDVMIAPNALKDAIDGDIVRVKLISGFATRLKGKITEVVQRKRTEFIGKLQMNRGYAFVLGDGEKNVPDFYIAEGNINGAQNGDTVVARVLDWGGKGKSPSATVVSILKEEDAADAAMRNILLDHGFPLSFSDEALEMASRLPETISKEELSKRKDVRKILTFTIDPADAKDFDDAISYRKLKNGNHEIGVHIADVSHYITPGTVLDEEAYQRATSVYLPDRVNPMLPEQISNVLCSLRPNEDKLAFSAIFQINDKAEVKQYWLGKTVIHSRRRFTYEEVQEIIETGKGDHADVILTLNKLCQTLRQYRFDEGAINFNSTEVRFKLDEKGFPVGILLKESKEAHQLIEELMLLANRYVAKHISKIKVNNKAIPFPYRIHDTPDEEKLLPFIAFANKFGYKFDISSAEAIAESFNKLIKDVKGRPEEAVLHQLGIRTMAKAKYTPSNVGHYGLGFEHYCHFTSPIRRYPDIMAHRILQDVLEDRVKVDKKMEEKCTHCSERERAAMECERSANKYKQVQYMSNFIGEEFDAIVSGVSKVGFWAETVEHLCEGMVPITSLASYDSFKHSENDYALIGMRTGIRFTMGDKVRIRVVAANLEKRQLDYEWVREK
- the lpxK gene encoding Tetraacyldisaccharide 4'-kinase; protein product: MNFDNLIRKKNILLLPFSWLYKTGVWVYHKLYDFKIVPSYQPPVKTICVGNLSVGGTGKSPMVEYLLHLLVNAGQETFSPQVAVVSRGYKRKSKGLVVADAQSTTSDIGDEPMQFHQKFPQVKIVVHEQRAKGIEIIFKQFPEINVIILDDAFQHRAVTAEFNILLTEYQNIFTEDWYLPAGTLRDLKSNYKRANIIVVTKCDIALTEAEKQRIIESIQPQPYQKVFFTTFDYGIAYQIFDKQTISLSNVKGVVLITGIANPQPIIDYLGQYECTVEHLQFADHHHFSTNDIGDILGTYQALNTENKIILTTEKDAVRLADFSELRDFPVYALPIRHRFLFDEGGIFDEWVLRYVGR
- the ygfA gene encoding 5-formyltetrahydrofolate cyclo-ligase, with product MLKSEARKLFSKKRKEIPYQQRLKWDDLILIHFQKLPLLDIRTVLTYAAMDVEVNTDPLVDYMLFRNPMLQIAYPISDFSNGTMQAVVVSQSTSFIKSRRGILEPDPATAVAIPPESIDMVIVPLLCFDKDGYRVGYGKGFYDRYLAHARPDVIKVGLSYFDPIDKVEDRNEFDVPLNYCITPERMYEF
- the rsmD gene encoding Ribosomal RNA small subunit methyltransferase D produces the protein MRIIAGSLGGRKINPPAKMPYTRPTTDVAKEGLFNTLQHRIDFDGIKTLDLFGGTGSISYELASRGAGDLTIVEKDNQMFNFIKKTAGELKIQNIRFVKMDVFKFLQNHTEQYDFIFAGPPYALVEIDELPKIIVGQDLLAPGGIFVLEHTPRNDYKNFEKYSFEKKYGTTIFSVFEN
- the idnT_2 gene encoding Gnt-II system L-idonate transporter; amino-acid sequence: MSPVLILLSGIVLLLCLISIAKLNAFISILIATLFIGITNGLSAAQLLSTISKGAGDMLGSVIMVLGLGVVLGSILTETGATKQISNRLLRVFGIKYAKLALAITSFCVGLALFYNAGFIVLIPLVFTVAYQSGLPLVYLAIAMAVPLSVTHGFLPPHPGPVVIAGVFHADVGKTLLYGLMISIPVLWVAAHFFPEWIKKVKSQPPKGIFNEEALQTDDLPPFYASLFIALLPVLLLTISTVGIHILKIEQGLLSDALIFVGDPGMSLLIAVLLGILLLGVKEGKSTAVLMDKAGGAVNAIASIILIIAAGGALKQILVDTGTAEYITQYFKNSSLPPLVLGWLVATALRIAIGSATVAGLTASGIVQPLVASMHVKPELMVLAIGAGSLMCSHVNDTGFWMFKEYIGLSLKDTFKTWTVVESLIGMMGLVGVLVLDLFV
- the gntK gene encoding Thermoresistant gluconokinase, which gives rise to MAARVIIVMGVSGCGKTTLGKIIAANRHAVFIDGDDLHPKENVAKMQQGIPLEDADREGWFDRIIKEANTLSAGHQECVIACSALKKQYRDTLRAGIKQLTFVYLKVTYEQAYRQMLLRKEHYMPVALLKSQFETLEEPLPDEENIETVILTKTLDENAAMVLDRLSSL
- the dat gene encoding D-alanine aminotransferase, with the protein product MKWVFVNNQFVEKEKAFILTNDLAIQRGYAAFDYLRTRDHKPLFLDDYLTRFFNSAREMFINIPLSKEAVKEVILQLIERNGMPESGIRLVATGGYSPDSYTPVAGNLIINQEPITLISEDKFFAGVKIMTHEYMRDLPGVKSINYLMGIWLQQQLRAKQLDDVLYYHNGIVTEFPRANVFIVTKEGELVTPAQNVLEGITRKRILEFGHKLVPTVMRDIHIDELRDAAEVFMTSTTKRILPIVEIDGKPVGAGKVGSVSILLNQKFLEVEEEYLRSH